Proteins encoded together in one Ipomoea triloba cultivar NCNSP0323 chromosome 4, ASM357664v1 window:
- the LOC116016178 gene encoding WUSCHEL-related homeobox 2 has translation MEDVTSVDMMTTNTGSNGSRWNPTKEQINLLESFYNQGIRTPTAEQIQQITGMLRAFGHIEGKNVFYWFQNHKARQRQKQKQENLAFFNHFHYPYPHPHHHLYLQHCPNVMYRPYYVAPQGDLGFYAKSPGLFLSAGSTTGYKRNAQKMEIMHKPSPPIGDEESNTASVKCSPETLDLFPLLPTGILQASKSVNGVSGDAPSSGSVEINCCGDEHRGGGGGGSAGDHPFFDFFCGNGRYGAH, from the exons ATGGAGGATGTTACCAGCGTGGACATGATGACAACGAATACGGGGTCTAATGGGTCGAGATGGAACCCCACGAAAGAGCAAATCAACTTGCTTGAGAGCTTTTATAATCAAGGGATAAGAACCCCCACGGCGGAGCAGATTCAGCAGATCACCGGGATGCTTAGGGCTTTTGGTCATATAGAAGGCAAGAATGTGTTTTACTGGTTTCAAAACCACAAGGCTAGACAACGCCAGAAACAGAAGCAAGAGAATTTGGCTTTCTTCAATCACTTTCATTACCCATATCCCCATCCTCATCACCATCTTTATCTACAACATTGCCCCAATG TTATGTACCGGCCGTACTACGTAGCACCGCAGGGGGATCTAGGGTTCTATGCAAAAAGTCCTGGTTTATTCCTTTCTGCAGGGTCCACTACGGGCTATAAAAGGAACGCACAAAAAATGGAGATAATGCATAAACCCTCACCGCCAATTGGAGATGAAGAAAGTAACACTGCAAGCGTAAAATGCAGTCCAGAAACATTGGATTTGTTCCCGCTGCTCCCTACCGGGATCTTACAAGCGTCAAAGAGTGTTAACGGGGTTTCCGGTGATGCTCCGTCGTCGGGTTCGGTGGAGATTAATTGCTGCGGCGATGAACATAGaggaggcggcggcggagggTCCGCCGGAGATCATCCTTTCTTTGACTTCTTCTGCGGAAACGGTCGTTATGGAGCTCACTGA